One window of the Ananas comosus cultivar F153 linkage group 21, ASM154086v1, whole genome shotgun sequence genome contains the following:
- the LOC109726742 gene encoding aspartic proteinase CDR1-like: MAHEWHVGFLFLFLELVAVRSLHLNLIHKYSIRFPLFPGNLTEYERVRRLYASDVARAQLLRTSLLGVDHGIEHIRPNLKGDPFNYMVEIYIGTPTRRKNYLVMDTASDILWMQCKPCIRCWKQSKPIFHPVKESSSFDPIRCNHTLCDLGRPGWKCVKGHCHYSIGYGDGSSSKGILAFETLGFASDRHQKEFVRNFIFGCANDNRDPAMTKEQSGVFGLNMEPLSLARQLLELIGGRFSYCLPPFKSNKQPLSRLKFGDEAILRGPQVRTIRIIHAPTLITYFLPLSNVSVAGHRLGFKSKDFAIHKNDHGNVRGGFIIDSGTSFTAFMSGGPYERIIETFKAYFEPFKLRPTNSELFEVCYVLPHEGFKETLPSMTLHFSGGVDYPVPPNNVVVKLGVNKLCVAIRSFPEASILGEHNQFNYHFSYNIKEKLLSFAPADCSRVV, translated from the coding sequence ATGGCACATGAATGGCATGTTGGTTTTCTATTCTTGTTCCTTGAGTTAGTCGCCGTTCGCTCCTTACACCTGAACTTGATCCACAAGTACTCCATCCGCTTTCCCCTTTTTCCCGGTAACCTCACCGAATATGAGAGAGTGCGACGCCTTTACGCGAGCGACGTCGCCCGTGCACAGCTCTTGAGAACATCCCTTCTCGGCGTCGATCATGGTATAGAGCACATTCGCCCTAATCTCAAAGGTGATCCCTTCAACTACATGGTAGAGATCTACATCGGCACGCCCACCAGGCGGAAGAACTACCTAGTGATGGACACCGCCAGCGACATCTTGTGGATGCAATGCAAGCCATGCATCCGCTGCTGGAAACAGAGCAAACCGATCTTCCACCCGGTCAAAGAGTCGAGCTCCTTCGACCCGATACGATGCAACCATACGTTGTGCGATCTGGGCCGACCGGGGTGGAAATGCGTCAAAGGCCACTGCCACTACTCGATAGGATATGGCGATGGCTCTTCATCGAAAGGCATCCTCGCCTTTGAAACATTGGGCTTCGCGTCCGATAGACACCAAAAAGAGTTTGTACGTAATTTCATCTTCGGTTGTGCAAATGACAATCGAGATCCTGCGATGACGAAGGAGCAGTCTGGAGTATTCGGCCTCAATATGGAGCCGCTATCACTAGCTAGGCAGCTGTTGGAATTGATCGGCGGTAGGTTCTCATACTGCCTGCCGCCGTTCAAGAGCAATAAGCAACCGTTGAGTCGGCTCAAGTTCGGCGACGAAGCTATTCTCAGAGGCCCTCAAGTGAGAACCATTCGTATTATCCATGCGCCGACTTTGATAACATACTTTCTGCCCCTATCCAATGTGAGTGTTGCGGGCCACCGCCTCGGATTCAAGTCCAAGGACTTTGCCATTCACAAAAACGATCACGGAAACGTGAGAGGGGGTTTTATTATCGACTCAGGCAcatcattcaccgcattcatgTCAGGAGGACCGTATGAGCGAATCATCGAAACATTCAAGGCATATTTCGAGCCATTTAAATTGCGACCAACGAATAGTGAACTATTTGAGGTTTGTTATGTGTTGCCACATGAGGGGTTTAAGGAGACGTTACCGAGCATGACGCTCCACTTTAGCGGCGGTGTCGATTACCCGGTGCCGCCAAACAATGTGGTGGTGAAACTAGGTGTGAATAAACTCTGCGTCGCTATAAGGAGTTTTCCGGAGGCGAGCATTCTCGGAGAACATAATCAATTCAATTACCATTTCTCCTACAATATCAAGGAGAAACTATTATCCTTCGCACCTGCAGATTGCAGTAGAGTTGTGTGA
- the LOC109726270 gene encoding chaperone protein dnaJ 20, chloroplastic-like: MSALRPTFPLAAPIGGGDGFRRGRAGAAAAASSASAAASSASASAGVGVSLYEVLGVAEGEGRAEEIKRAYRRMARRLHPDAAASPPGRATAEQARRFIAVREAYDTLSDPHRRALYDRSLASSPSASHQELDERSHWRKHWQDQIAELCWRSIDKDSEDNLSWGARMRRKWGESLN, translated from the exons atgagcgcACTGCGCCCCACATTCCCCCTCGCCGCCCcgatcggcggcggcgacgggttccgccgcggccgcgccggcgccgccgcggcggcgtcgtcggcgtcggcggcggcgtcgtcggcgtcggcgtcggcggggGTGGGGGTGAGCTTGTACGAGGTGTTGGGGgtggcggagggggaggggagggcgGAGGAGATAAAGAGGGCGTACCGGCGCATGGCGCGGCGACTCCACCCGGACGCGGCGGCGTCGCCCCCCGGCCGCGCCACCGCCGAGCAGGCGCGCCGCTTCATCGCCGTTCGCGAGGCCTACGACACCCTCTCCGACCCCCACCGCCGCGCCCTCTACGACCGCTCCCTCGCCTCCTCGCCCTCCGCCTCTCATCAG GAATTGGACGAACGATCGCATTGGAGGAAGCATTGGCAAGATCAGATCGCGGAGTTATGTTGGAGGAGCATCGACAAGGATTCAGAGGATAACTTATCTTGGGGAGCTCGAATGCGACGGAAATGGGGTGAATCATTGAACTGA
- the LOC109726797 gene encoding ankyrin repeat domain-containing protein 11 gives MADRGVGGAGAAAPKPIWAKQAEEAKLKSEAEKAAAAKAAFEATFKGVDKPEGGDDGGGDDDSDSEGDDDGQDLSSKPLGPVDPSRCSAAGAGVAGGTACAPATFVVVTKDSDGRKVPSGGAEVKVRVSPGAGVGGADLDGMVKDQGDGTYAVTYAVPKRGNYMVHVECDGKPIMGSPFPVFFSAGTVIGAAGLPSAAASQFPGMVNQTMPNMPNYSGSVSGAFPGLLGMLPGALPGSSGGVVLQGVGAALGEICREYLSGRCAKTDCRFNHPPHNLLMSALAATTAMGTLSQAPMAPSAAAMAAAQAIVAAQTLQAHAAKMQAQSHSSGDASASPDGEKKADALKKTVQVSNLNPLLTVDQLKQLFGYCGTVVDCIITDSKHFAYIEYSKPEEATAALALNNIDVGGRPLNVEMAKTLPPKSVIVNPSLPLMMQQAVALQQMQFQQALLMQQTIASQQAAARAATMKSATEIAAARAAEISRKLKAEGGIASDDKETNKKSRSPSPPKPRSKSRSRSPIKFRRSKSRSRSPIKYRRSKSRSRSPIKYRRSKSRSRSPIKYRRSRRSRSFSPPARYSRDHRSRSPIRSHYSSQRTERLYRDDRDSHSRSERKEHKSSRDHYSSSSRRNRSRSASPRAKKSSRAESKSPKHSYKDSSSRRGRHSRSRSPERKHHHHSSKDDNRKSEKHRSRHSRSRSPEKISKEDSRKSEKHHSRRSRSRTPEKAHHQSDKGSSRKSERKEEERSSERISTDTKDRKLDSSEVGRKRSPLLGENEVLELEETSKKNKKSKVDDQSSEGNHVEMKDQKLSGEDVELNEDKKSLRSPTSKAHKKNFVDEDDNDKKSRHSSRHDKSRADHRRRHDKYDSSSRDIDSSRHSRDDKRSSHNLSSKSHRSSRHSRERSSRDTVDHKSEKLKQDCGNLEDRKKNEGLEQDNGNLKTDIVAKTKENNDVLKGDIIVEKTISNFDASENNGMPIGKGDNREPSYAALELENMETYDAMTVKDDFRPELKDIGNSELAEPARKKARYVENINQETTCIEDGTSFGEKDVVIKELANSGYESDERREHGSSVDSMRRSNTASPENSEFRGISKLESTEVNESFSLLEKPKDLKSNDILEDETRD, from the exons ATGGCGGATCGGGGCGTCGGCggcgcgggggcggcggcgccgaaGCCGATCTGGGCGAAGcaggcggaggaggcgaagcTGAAGAGCGAGGCGGAGAAGGCGGCCGCGGCGAAGGCGGCGTTCGAGGCCACCTTCAAGGGCGTGGACAAGCCCgagggcggcgacgacggcggcggcgacgacgactcCGACTCCGAGGGCGACGACGACGGCCAGGACCTCTCCTCCAAGCCCCTCGGCCCCGTCGACCCCTCCCGCTgctccgccgccggcgccggcgtcgCCGGGGGCACCGCGTGCGCCCCCGCCACCTTCGTCGTCGTCACGAAAGACTCCGACGGCCGCAAGGTCCCCAGCGGCGGCGCCGAGGTCAAGGTGAGGGTCTCCCCCGGCGCCGGCGTTGGCGGCGCCGATCTCGACGGCATGGTGAAGGACCAGGGCGACGGGACCTACGCCGTCACCTACGCGGTGCCGAAGCGCGGCAACTACATGGTGCACGTGGAGTGCGACGGTAAGCCTATCATGGGGAGCCCGTTCCCCGTGTTCTTCAGCGCCGGCACGGTTATCGGCGCGGCCGGCTTGCCGAGCGCCGCGGCGAGCCAGTTCCCCGGCATGGTGAACCAGACCATGCCCAACATGCCCAATTACTCCGGTTCGGTCTCGGGGGCGTTCCCCGGGTTGCTCGGCATGCTCCCGGGCGCACTCCCGGGGTCTTCGGGCGGCGTCGTGTTGCAGGGGGTCGGGGCGGCGCTGGGGGAGATCTGTAGGGAGTATTTGAGTGGGCGGTGTGCGAAGACTGATTGCAGGTTTAACCATCCACCGCATAATCTTCTGATGTCGGCGTTGGCCGCGACGACGGCGATGGGCACGCTGAGCCAGGCGCCGATGGCTCCGTCGGCGGCCGCAATGGCAGCTGCGCAGGCGATTGTCGCGGCCCAGACCCTGCAGGCGCACGCCGCCAAGATGCAGGCCCAGTCCCATTCTTCGGGAGATGCATCTG CTTCACCTGATGGGGAGAAAAAAGCTGATGCTTTGAAGAAAACAGTACAAGTTAGTAATCTTAATCCGCTTCTCACAGTGGATCAGCTCAAGCAGCTCTTTGGTTACTGTGGTACTGTTGTTGACTGTATCATCACAGATTCGAAGCACTTTGCATACATAGAGTACTCTAAGCCTGAAGAAGCGACTGCAGCTCTGGCTCTGAATAACATAGACGTGGGAGGCCGGCCACTGAATGTCGAGATGGCGAAAACCCTTCCGCCAAAGTCTGTTATTGTTAACCCATCATTGCCTTTGATGATGCAGCAAGCTGTTGCTTTGCAACAGATGCAATTTCAGCAGGCTCTGTTGATGCAGCAAACTATAGCTTCTCAGCAAGCTGCTGCTCGAGCAGCTACGATGAAATCTGCGACGGAGATTGCTGCAGCCAGAGCTGCAGAGATAAGCAGAAAGCTGAAAGCAGAGGGTGGTATAGCAAGTGATGATAAAGAAACTAATAAAAAGTCGAG GTCGCCATCTCCCCCGAAACCAAGGTCCAAGTCTCGGTCTAGGTCACCTATCAAATTCCGCCGAAGCAAGTCTCGGTCTAGATCACCTATTAAATATCGCCGAAGCAAGTCTCGGTCTAGGTCACCTATTAAATATCGCCGAAGCAAGTCTCGGTCTAGGTCACCTATTAAATATCGCCGAAGCCGGCGGTCCCGTTCTTTCTCCCCACCAGCTCGGTACTCCCGTGATCATAGGTCGCGGTCACCAATAAGATCTCACTATTCGAGTCAGAGAACTGAAAGATTATACAGAGATGATCGCGACAGCCACAGCCGATCTGAAAGGAAAGAGCACAAAAGCTCCCGTGATCATTATTCCTCTAGTTCAAGAAGGAATAGAAGCAGAAGTGCAAGTCCTAGGGCCAAAAAATCGTCCCGAGCTGAGTCTAAATCTCCAAAGCATTCTTACAAGGATAGCTCTTCTCGCCGTGGTCGGCATTCCCGTTCCAGATCTCCAGAGAGAAAGCATCATCACCATAGTAGTAAAGACGATAACAGAAAATCTGAAAAGCATCGAAGTAGGCACTCCAGGTCAAGATCTCCAGAAAAGATTAGTAAAGAAGATAGTAGAAAATCAGAAAAACATCACAGTAGGCGTTCCAGATCGAGGACACCAGAAAAGGCACATCATCAAAGTGATAAAGGGAGTAGCAGAAAATCTGAAAGAAAGGAGGAAGAAAGAAGTTCTGAAAGAATTAGCACTGACACTAAGGATAGAAAATTAGATTCATCTGAAGTTGGCCGCAAAAGGAGTCCCTTATTAGGAGAGAATGAAGTTCTAGAACTTGAAGAAACAAGTAAGAAGAATAAAAAGTCTAAGGTGGATGATCAAAGTTCTGAGGGAAACCATGTTGAGATGAAGGATCAGAAGCTATCAGGGGAAGATGTTGAGCTGAATGAAGATAAAAAGTCTTTGCGTTCTCCGACATCAAAAGCGCATAAAAAGAATTTTGTTGATGAAGATGATAATGACAAAAAGAGTAGACATTCAAGCAGGCATGATAAGTCCAGAGCAGACCATCGTAGGAGACATGACAAATATGATTCTTCTTCTAGGGATATAGATTCATCAAGACACTCAAGGGATGATAAGAGGTCTTCACATAACTTGAGTTCAAAATCTCATAGAAGTTCACGACATTCACGGGAACGATCCTCGAGGGatactgtagatcacaaatcggAGAAATTGAAACAGGATTGTGGGAATTTGGAAGATCGGAAAAAGAATGAGGGGCTTGAGCAGGATAATGGGAATTTGAAAACTGATATTGTGGCTAAGACTAAAGAAAATAATGATGTGCTAAAGGGTGACATCATTGTTGAGAAGACAATAAGTAATTTTGATGCATCTGAGAACAATGGAATGCCTATTGGAAAAGGTGATAACAGGGAACCAAGTTATGCAGCATTAGAGTTAGAAAATATGGAAACTTACGATGCAATGACAGTGAAAGATGATTTTAGACCAGAGCTGAAAGACATCGGAAACAGCGAACTAGCAGAACCAGCTCGTAAAAAGGCTAGGTATGTGGAGAATATCAATCAGGAAACAACGTGTATTGAAGATGGTACATCATTTGGAGAGAAAGATGTAGTCATCAAGGAACTAGCTAATAGTGGTTATGAATCTGATGAGCGAAGGGAACATGGAAGCTCTGTGGATTCAATGAGAAGGTCAAATACTGCTAGTCCTGAAAATTCAGAATTTCGTGGAATATCGAAGTTAGAGTCTACAGAGGTGAATGAGAGTTTTTCCTTGCTGGAAAAGCCCAAGGATTTAAAGAGTAATGACATATTAGAAGACGAGACACGGGATTGA
- the LOC109726703 gene encoding ras GTPase-activating protein-binding protein 1-like isoform X2, which yields MASPPPTPSAQVVGHAFVQQYYNILHQSPELVYRFYQESSKLGRPDEHGEMSSITTTEAINEKILSMDFLKAEIKTIDAQESLDGGVTVLVTGHITGKDNAVRDFTQSFFLAPQDRGYFVLNDIFRYVREDVQDNNQQGSEGLVNDPVSVPQQEQHAVVRDVSSWEPEDANEEEVYNPSDNDDESVVEDEAAVVEVVNKATDISQAIIADSSDSAVHEEAPKKSYASIVKVMKDNTAPVSAPTHPARPAQPKPERQAPAPVAEIPASSSSHAESSNVQEPEGDGHSIYVKSLPLSATPAELEEEFKKFGTIKPGGIQVRSNRVQGFCFGFVEFEEASAVQSAIEASPILIGGRQAIVEEKRATGSREVHPTVNCIE from the exons ATGGCGTCTCCGCCGCCAACTCCCTCAGCGCAAGTG GTTGGCCATGCCTTCGTGCAACAGTACTACAATATACTTCACCAGTCGCCGGAGTTGGTTTACAGGTTCTACCAGGAGAGTAGCAAGCTCGGCCGCCCCGACGAGCATGGTGAGATGAGCTCGATCACCACTACGGAG GCAATCAACGAGAAGATACTGTCGATGGATTTCCTCAAAGCGGAGATAAAGACGATTGATGCGCAAGAGTCTCTTGATGGTGGGGTGACTGTCCTTGTGACCGGTCATATTACGGGGAAGGACAATGCTGTGAGGGACTTCACACAATCCTTCTTTCTCGCCCCGCAAGACAGGGGCTACTTTGTCCTCAACGACATTTTCCGTTATGTCAGAGAGGATGTGCAGGACAATAACCAGCAAGGTAGCGAGGGCTTGGTGAATGACCCTG TTTCAGTGCCTCAACAGGAGCAGCATGCTGTGGTCCGTGATGTGTCATCGTGGGAACCAGAAGATGCAAATGAGGAGGAAGTTTATAATCCTTCGGACAATGATGATGAGTCGGTTGTCGAGGATGAAGCAGCGGTTGTTGAGGTCGTAAATAAAGCTACAGACATTTCTCAGGCTATCATAGCTGATTCGAGTGATTCAGCAGTCCATGAAGAGGCGCCAAAGAAATCATATGCTTCCATT GTGAAAGTTATGAAAGATAACACTGCTCCAGTATCTGCTCCAACACATCCTGCCAGGCCTGCACAGCCTAAGCCAGAGAGACAGGCTCCAGCTCCAGTTGCTGAGATTCCTGCTTCTAGTTCAAGTCATGCTGAAAGCAGCAATGTCCAAGAGCCAGAAG GCGATGGACATTCGATATACGTAAAGAGTTTGCCTCTAAGTGCTACACCTGCAGAACTTGAGGAGGAATTCAAGAAGTTTGGTACTATAAAACCCGGCGGCATTCAAGTCAGAAGCAATAGG GTACAAGGGTTCTGTTTTGGGTTTGTGGAGTTTGAGGAAGCTAGTGCTGTCCAAAGCGCGATAGag GCTTCGCCAATATTGATAGGTGGTCGCCAAGCTATTGTCGAGGAGAAGAGGGCTACTGGTTCACGAG AAGTTCATCCGACGGTCAATTGCATCGAATAA
- the LOC109726703 gene encoding ras GTPase-activating protein-binding protein 1-like isoform X1 codes for MASPPPTPSAQVVGHAFVQQYYNILHQSPELVYRFYQESSKLGRPDEHGEMSSITTTEAINEKILSMDFLKAEIKTIDAQESLDGGVTVLVTGHITGKDNAVRDFTQSFFLAPQDRGYFVLNDIFRYVREDVQDNNQQGSEGLVNDPVSVPQQEQHAVVRDVSSWEPEDANEEEVYNPSDNDDESVVEDEAAVVEVVNKATDISQAIIADSSDSAVHEEAPKKSYASIVKVMKDNTAPVSAPTHPARPAQPKPERQAPAPVAEIPASSSSHAESSNVQEPEGDGHSIYVKSLPLSATPAELEEEFKKFGTIKPGGIQVRSNRVQGFCFGFVEFEEASAVQSAIEASPILIGGRQAIVEEKRATGSRASNRGRFAPGRGGGGFWNEAGRGRGNYGGGRGYGRVGFNNRAGRGSDVGYQRVDHAGSSSGRGNRPGLSASSAASSK; via the exons ATGGCGTCTCCGCCGCCAACTCCCTCAGCGCAAGTG GTTGGCCATGCCTTCGTGCAACAGTACTACAATATACTTCACCAGTCGCCGGAGTTGGTTTACAGGTTCTACCAGGAGAGTAGCAAGCTCGGCCGCCCCGACGAGCATGGTGAGATGAGCTCGATCACCACTACGGAG GCAATCAACGAGAAGATACTGTCGATGGATTTCCTCAAAGCGGAGATAAAGACGATTGATGCGCAAGAGTCTCTTGATGGTGGGGTGACTGTCCTTGTGACCGGTCATATTACGGGGAAGGACAATGCTGTGAGGGACTTCACACAATCCTTCTTTCTCGCCCCGCAAGACAGGGGCTACTTTGTCCTCAACGACATTTTCCGTTATGTCAGAGAGGATGTGCAGGACAATAACCAGCAAGGTAGCGAGGGCTTGGTGAATGACCCTG TTTCAGTGCCTCAACAGGAGCAGCATGCTGTGGTCCGTGATGTGTCATCGTGGGAACCAGAAGATGCAAATGAGGAGGAAGTTTATAATCCTTCGGACAATGATGATGAGTCGGTTGTCGAGGATGAAGCAGCGGTTGTTGAGGTCGTAAATAAAGCTACAGACATTTCTCAGGCTATCATAGCTGATTCGAGTGATTCAGCAGTCCATGAAGAGGCGCCAAAGAAATCATATGCTTCCATT GTGAAAGTTATGAAAGATAACACTGCTCCAGTATCTGCTCCAACACATCCTGCCAGGCCTGCACAGCCTAAGCCAGAGAGACAGGCTCCAGCTCCAGTTGCTGAGATTCCTGCTTCTAGTTCAAGTCATGCTGAAAGCAGCAATGTCCAAGAGCCAGAAG GCGATGGACATTCGATATACGTAAAGAGTTTGCCTCTAAGTGCTACACCTGCAGAACTTGAGGAGGAATTCAAGAAGTTTGGTACTATAAAACCCGGCGGCATTCAAGTCAGAAGCAATAGG GTACAAGGGTTCTGTTTTGGGTTTGTGGAGTTTGAGGAAGCTAGTGCTGTCCAAAGCGCGATAGag GCTTCGCCAATATTGATAGGTGGTCGCCAAGCTATTGTCGAGGAGAAGAGGGCTACTGGTTCACGAG CTAGCAACAGAGGAAGGTTTGCACCAGGTAGAGGCGGCGGAGGGTTCTGGAACGAGGCGGGCAGGGGGCGCGGCAACTACGGCGGCGGGAGGGGCTACGGTCGGGTTGGTTTCAACAACCGCGCAGGCCGCGGAAGCGATGTCGGGTATCAGAGGGTCGACCATGCAGGATCTTCCAGCGGCCGTGGGAACCGCCCCGGGCTTTCCGCCAGTAGTGCAGCTTCTTCTAAATAA